Part of the Streptomyces sp. NBC_01460 genome, AGGCGGCGTCGCCCGCGAGCAGCACCCAGCCCGTTGCCGTGTGCGCGAGAACGCCGATGCTGCCAGGGGTGTGTCCTGCGAGGTCGACGAGCACGACGGAACCGTCACCGAAGAGGTCGTGGCTGGTGGTGAACGTGAGGACCGGCGGGCCGTCCAGTTCGTACGGGACGATGCCCCGACCGCGCAGGGCCTCGCGGACGCCACCCACGGGTGCGACCGAGCCTTGCATGACCCAGTCGTGTTCGCGGCGGTGCAGATGTACCGGCAGTTCGGGAAGATCGAGGAGTCCGCAGACGTGGTCCCAATGCGTGTGCGTCGGCAGCGCGAAATCTACGCCGGAACCTGACCGCTCACGCAGCGCGGTGATGGTGGCGACGGTGTCGGCCGGGGGACGCACCGCGACCCGCAGGACCGCCGGCAATTCGGCAACGGCTCGGCTGTCGACATCGAGGCAGACACTCGGATCCACGATGAACGTCGCTTCCGGGTGGGTGATCACGAACGACAGCAGCGAATTCGCGATGCGCCGCGGCTGCCGCAGGCCCTCCACGATCAGGGCGGTGGGGACGGACCGCGGCACCTGTCGCAGTGCGGACACGGTGACCGACACCGCCGCGTCCGGTATCCCCGCGTCGGTCAAGCCGCGCAGAAAGCGCTGGTCGGGACGTCGGGGACGGACAAGACCCGTTGCCAGGCCCACGACCGCGCCACAGCATGCTGCCAACTTGGGTGATCTCACAGCGTCAGACACAGGAACGTCGTCCCTTTCACGATCGGGTGGTGCGTGCGATGGCGGGACGGTATAACTTCAGGCCGACCTGAAGTAAAGGAATGTGATGCCCGCAGTGGAGTTGAAGATCGGCGAGGCGGCTGCCCGGCTCGGGGTGGCACCCCATGTCCTCCGACACTGGGAAGACATCAAGTTGCTCATCCCGCGCCGACTGCCCTCCGGGCATCGCGTCTACGACGACCAGACCATCGGCCAGGCCCGCTTCATCCAGATCTGTCAGCGAGCTGGGCTGTCACTCACCGAGATCGGTGAACTTGCCGCGGGGAAACGGATCGACCGCATCGGCCTGGTCAACGCGAAGCGCACCCGGATCGCCGAACACGTCGCGAACCTCGAACTGGCTGACCGGTTCCTGGCCCACCTGGTGCGCTGCGTACACCCGGTCATCTCCGACTGTCCGGAGTGTTCGGCCCTGGTGGAGCGGGGCGCTCGGTCACCAACTCTGCAGGAGTATGACTCCACGGGTTCCATCAAAGCGGTGAGGAGCATCCGTGGCGGCTCGTCCTGACGCGGCGTCGCTCCCACCTCGATCGTCGAACCGGACGTAGACCGGCACGTCCAGGGCCCCGGCCACGGCCCGGCACGGTTGTGGCTGGAACCGTGCCGCCGCCGCCGACCGGCTGGTCTACTGCGCACATGGCAGATCAGAAACAGTGCACAGTAGTACGAAACGGTACGTATGAAGGCCTCCAGGGCGGTAGATTCGGAGCAGGGATCAGCGCCCAGTCCGCCGGAGCCGAGCGGCTCTGTCTGCACCAGTTGGTGATGCCGGCAGGCACCCGAGGCCGCCCTCACCTTCACGAGGGGCACGAGTCGGCCATTTTCATCCAGTCCGGACAGGTAGAGGTATGGCATGGCCAGGACCTCGCCGAGCACGTCGTTCTGCACGCCGGCGACTACATTCACATCCCCGCGGGCATGCCCCACATGCCCGCCAACACAGGAGCCGATGACCTGGTGTGCGTCGTCGCGCGCACCGATCCTGACGAACAGGAAGGTGTTCGCCTGCTCGAACTCCCCGACTGGCTGGCGTCCCGGATCGGCCCGCTGCCTGTCGGCGCCGGCTGAACCGGATCCGCTCCCGGCCTGCGGCAGCACATGCCGCGTACGGTCGCCACCGGTCAGGGGTGCGCCTCGGACTGCCAGGCGCCAGGACCGGTCACCACGGGGGCGACAGCCGGCCGCCCCCGGCCGGCTGCCTGGCGCGGGTGCCAGATGGACCCTATGGTCAGCTGCGTGAAACTCCTGGACGCGCAGCATGTCGATGCCTACGTCGACTACTACGGCCTCTGTTTGCAGGATGCCGACGACAGTTGGTTGCCGGCGATGTTTCCCGATGGGTTCGCTCCGGGCCCCTTCCTCTCGGAACAACGAGGGCGCATCGACTTGACGAGTGCCGGCCACACTCAGACCGTGTCCTTCGATGTAGAGGTATGGGATGGTGCGGCCCCGGCACCGGAAGGGGAATGGGACGAGTCCGCGACCGCCCGCATCGATTGTCGCTCCGGGGAGTTGCGCCTGTGGGGTGTCGCAGGCGGGCCCGCTCCGCGCGGCATCGTCCTGTCGAGCGCACCTCGGACATGGAACGTGCGCGTCCGGTGCCGGGGCCGGGAGGCTGCGCGCCGGGAGTGCCTTCTGGGTGTTCCTCATGGGCTGGAGCGGTATCTGGCTCAGTTCTGGCCACTCTGATGCCCGGGACGAGTGGCCGGGGCGGAGTCGAATACCTCCGGAGCCCGCTGTCGGCCGAACGCCCGAGGATGGTCAGACCGGCAGGGCGGGACGCAGCCGGCGCGCAACCACTGCCGGAGAGGCACCGGTCGTGAGCACAGCAGTACCCATCAGCAGGAAGTAGGCGGACAGCGGCAGCACCGCGGTCAGCCGGGCCCAGCCCCGCCAGCACCACGGTGAGCGGCAGCGCGCCGAGCGAGACCACGGTGACGGCGGCTGCGGCGACCGTAGGGATGACGCCGCCCGCCGGGCCGCTGTACGGGCCTCCTCACGCGCTTTGGGGCGCGTCGGGCCTCGGCCGATGCCTTCGGCGGCGCGCACGCCGATGCCGAACTGAGCCAGGCCCGCTGCGCTGCATAGCGAAAGCGGCGAAGCCAAGGTGCCAGGCGACCGCGACCCGCGGCCGCACTTCGGCGTTGGGGCGGCACTTCAACCATGTGTCACATACGGGGGATGATGTGATCAGGTCGTCTCGGGGGTGCTGTCGGCCGAGGCCGGTGCCGGGCCCTCGGTTTGCTGGTTCCCTCCGTGGTGGCGGGAGCGGAGCTTGAGGTTCTTCATGAGCAGGGTGAGGACGAGACCCAGCGCGAGGATCGGCACCGCGGCGGTGAACACCGGGGTGAGCGAGGCGGCGTACGACTCCTCGATGGCGCTGCGTACCGGGCAGGCGAGGGTGTCCAGGACCTCGTTCGAGGAGAGCGTGTTGTGGTCGATGCCGTCGAGGGCTCCGGCGGGCACGCGGGTGGCGAGCTCGTCGGTGAGTCGGCCGTGGAAGATGGCGGCGAAGAGCGAGATTCCTATCGACGTTCCGAAGGAGCGGCCGAAGGTCACGGTGCCGGAGACGGCTCCCATGTCCTTTGGGGGCGCGGTGTTCTGGGCTGCCTGCGTGAAGACCTGGGCGGAGAGGCCTGAGGCGAAGCCGAAGGCGGCCATGTAGAGGATGGCGAGGGCGCGCGGTGTCTCGGTGCCCATGGTGGACAGCAGGAGGGCGCCGACGATGCCGAGGGCCATGCTCAGGATGGGGAAGACCTTGTAGGTGCCGGTCTTGCCGACGATCTTGCTCGAGCCGACGGAGGAGAGCACGAGGCCCGTCATCATCGGCAGCAGGATGAAGCCTGAGGTGGTGGGGTCGGCACCGGTGGCGACCTGGACGTACAGGGCGAGGAACTGGACGGCACCGGCGAAGACGATGCCGCAGATGATGGTGCCGAGCAGCGAGAGGGTGAAGGTGGAGTCCCTGAAGAGGCGCAGCGGGACGATCGGCTCCCCGGCAGTGGACTCGGCCCTGATGAACAGGCCGAGGAACTCCGGCACCAGGACCACCCCGGTCATGGTCGCCTGCAAGGTCGTGGTCTTCGCTGCGGGGCTGAGGGGGCGGCCGACCGGTCCTGGGCGGCCGGTCGGCCGCCCCCTCAGCGGCGTCTCATGAAGCATGCCGCCGACGACCGGGCCGGCGAGGGAGGCCCTGCAGATGACGGACGAGGGAGTGGCCATGCTGGCGGCCTTCCGTCGGCATCAGCGGGCGGCCTTCGAGTTCATCACCCGGGACTGGCCCGTTGACGAACGTCTGCAGCTCGCCCGTCTGTTGATCAAGTACGTCGACTCGGTCGCGCAGGCACAGGGCGCCTCTGCCGACCGCTGACCGCCGCCCCCCTTCCGCTCATCGCGCCAGAACGGTGCGCGACACCGCTTCGAGCGTCCAGCCCTGCTCACCGAGGGTGACGCCCTCACGTGTGTGCCAGGCGACGACTCCATCGGGGCGGGCCAATACGACGCCCACCGCGCCCACTCCGTACGCTTCGGCGCGGCGTCCCCGCACGTCGGTCAGCGCACCGTCCCCGGGGGCGATGCGGTGACAGGTGAGGCCCACACCGAGCGCCGACGCCGCCGTTCCTGCCGCCTGCCCCCTCGGTGGGCGGGATCTGGTGGCCTCGACTGCGAAGCCGAACCGGTCCCCCGCTGCCCAGCCTCGCTGCTGAGCCTGCACTCACCGTGCCCCGTCAGCATCGTTGTCCATGACGGAGCCCGCCCACCGGCGAGTACGACGGGGCATTCATCATTCCGATCATCCATGCCGCCGTGCGTCCGCCCCGTCATTGCTGTGTCCGGACGCGCAGAGCCCGGACGGACCAGTCGAACACCGGAGCCAGACTCTCCGGGGCCGGCCAGCCGTTGACCACTGCGAGCAGCTGGAGGTACCGCTCCCTACGGGGGTCGTTGACCCTCTCCAGCCGAGTCGCCAGCCGGCGGCGGAGCTCGACGTCGTCGGGGCGGCCGAGGAGGTGCGCGTAGTGCGCCGTGAACACCGCGACGAGCGGATCGGCCTGGGGTAAGGCTGGGTCGATGCCGGCGGTCAGGGCCGGGCCGGCCTGGTCACGGACGGCCGCGGCGATGTCGCGCCGCGGGACCGTCGTGTCGCTTCGGGCCTGCTCGGCTGCCTGGTCCTCGACCATCCGCCGCACGACGGCGCGGAAATCCGGGTCCAGGGACATTTCGGCCAGCTCGACCCATGCCTGGACCTGCTCGGCCTCCGGGTCGTCGGGGAGCTCGGGGGTCAACGAGCGCATGACCCCCGCGAAGGCGGGTGCGGCGTCAAGACCTCCGAAGACGGCGTCGAGGAAATCGCCGATCAGGCGTCGGCGTTCGTCCTCGGACAGCTGGGCCAACCGGTGCATGAGTTCTGTCTCCTCAGGTGTGGACCCGCGCTCGGCCACCGCCGTCAGCATCGCGCGCCGCAGGCGCAGGACGTGGATCTGCACTGCCAGTGCTTCGGCGTGCGCCGCGGCGACCTCGGGAAGCGAGAGCTCGCGGTCCACGACCTTGCGGATCGTGGGAAGGTCCAGTCCCAGCTCGCGCAGGGTCCGCACGAGGTCCAGGCGTGCGACGACGTCGATGCTGTAGAGGCGGTAGCCGGCCGGGCTGCGGTCCGTCGGCGCCACGATTCCGCGGTCGGAGTAGAACCGAATGGTCTTGACCGTGAGACCGGTCCGCCGAGCCAGTTCGCCGATCGAGTAGAGCGTGTCGCCGTCCATGCCCCCACCTTCGTGTCTCCCCTTACTGGAGACTCAAGTCCCTTCGCCTGCCGGCGGGCAACCACTCTCATCCACACGTCTGGACGCTTCCTCGGCCGGAGCGGTCACCGGGGCCAAGGCCGGTGCCGAATCGTCTTGTCTCCAGGGCATCCTGCCTCTGGACCGGTCACGGGCGTACGTGGACCCGTAATCCGTTCCGCCACATCTCAGTCGAGCTGCCGTACAGGCTCGACGAGCGCGCCCAGGTAGTCGCCGTACCCGCCCCGGGCCCGCGCGGTCAGGCGGGCGGAGGTGAGGACCGGGAAGCGTCTGGTCCGCAGGACAGGGTGACCGCTCGCCTTCAGGGCGGCGACCAGCGCACGGTCCTCACCGGTGGCAAGCGCGGGGAACCCTCCGCAGCGCAGGTAGGCGCTGGCCCTCACACCCAGGTTGGCCCCGTGGACATGCGGGTGGTGATCCGGCCTGCCTGGGTGGCGGCCGGCCTCCTCGTACTCCCGGACGTGACGGCGGATCACGCCGGTGAGCGCGGGAGGCCATCCTTGGGGCAGGACGGTGCCCACCACCGCGTCCCAGCCCTGTTCCGCGCAGGCCTGCTGATGGGCGAGCCAGCCGTGCGGGACCTCGCTGTCGGCGTCGGTCGAAGCGATCCACACGCCCCGCGGGTCCAGGCCCAGGGCGCGCATGGCCAGCGCCGCACCGGCAGCCCTGGCCCGTCCCGGACTGCGGGAGCCGAGCGGAGCGATCAGAGCACCGGCCCCGCGCGCGACCGACTCCGTCGCGTCGGTGCAGTCGTCCGCGGCAACCACCACGAGCAGCCGGGTGGAGACGAGGGCGGGGTGCCGGCCTGCCCGGTACACGGCGGCGAGGGCGGCGCCCAGCAGTGCCTGCTCGTTGTGCGCGGGTATCACCACGGCCATGGCCTCGGCCCTCGTCACACGAGCCCCTCGAAGGCGGCGGGCGAGGCGGGCGCGGTCCCACCGGGCGGGACCCGGCTGAAGGTCTGCAGGACGAAGTCCTCCTCGCGGTGGTCGGTCCGCAGCAGCAGCCCGGGTTCACGGGCGAGCCGGTCGGCCAACTGTGCGCCGGTGTACAGGTGCTCACGCACCGGGTGGTTCCAGTGCACGGTGACCAGGGTCCCGCCCGGTTCGAGTGATCCGGTGGCCCGTGACAGCAGTTCGTTCAGCCGCGCCTCGTCGAAGTAGTAGAGCAGTTCGGACAGCACGATGAGGTCGAAGCGTCCCTCGGGCCACTCGTCGGGCACGGTGAGCCGGGCCACCTCCACCTGGCCGAGGTCCGCGCTGCGTCGCCGGGTGGTGTCCACGGCGGAGGCGACGCGGTCGGCGGCGAGCAGCCGCTCGCACCGTGGAGCCAGGAGCCGCGTCAACTGGCCCACGGAGCAGGCGGGCTCGAAGGCGTTGCGGAAGCGTGCCCTGGGCAGCGAGTCGATGGTCAGCGCGTACTTCCGCTGCTCGTACCAGCGCTCTTGGAGGTGCCAAGGGTCCTCCTCGCCCCGGTACATGTCCTCGAAGTATCCGGCCGGGGTGCTCACAGGAAGACCACCTCATGAGGACGCAGATGGTGGGCGAGCTCCTCCGGCGGCAGGACCGGCGCGTCCGCCGCTCCCGGCCCGAGGGGCCGGATCTGCGAGGCGAAGGCATCGACGGCGTGCCGCTTCCGGGCCACCGTCCCCGCCGGCAGGGTGAGTCGTGCCGCCCGGTCCCAGGGAACGCGGGGGTCGTCGGGGTGCGACCAGTGCCACAGCCAGACGGGGTATTCGACGAAGGGCGCGTCGCACTCGCGGGCCGCGCCCCGGGCGGCCCGGCCGGCCGCCTCGTGGTCGCTGTGCACGTCGCCGGTCCAGGGGGCCGCGACCAGAACCGCTCCCGAGCACAGCGGTACGAGGGCCCGCCGCACCTCCTCCTCGTGGTGGTCCACGCCGGAGTCGGGGACGTGCAGCCGTACGATCTCGGCGTCCCCCGCTCCGAGCCGTTCCAGCGCGAGACGGGTCTCCTCGGCGCGGACACGGACGAGTTCGCGGGGGCGCAGCACCTCGCTGTCCGGGTGCGATCCCTCTCCGTCGGTCACGGACACCACGGTGAGTCGGTGCCCGGTTGCGGCGAGCCGGGCCAGCGTGCCACCGAGGCCCAGCACCTCGTCGTCGGGGTGGGCGGCGACCACGACGACCCGGCCCGGGGGCGGCAGCGGGAACTCGCGCAGGCTCTCCCAGCCGGGCCACGTCTCCCACACGCTCTCGTCGGTGCCCGGGGCCTGAATGGCATCGGCGTACGGGGACGTCCCGTCGGGGCGTGCGGTGTCGAAGGGGTGTGCGGTCATTCTTCCTCCCGGCCGCTGACCAGCGCACCGAGTTCCGCGAGGTTGCGCTCGGCGTGGTGCTGACGGATGTACACGGTCAGGTCGGCCACGTTGCGCGCGTGGCGCAGGTCGTGGCACAGCGGTCCCGCTCCGGTGGCCCGGCCCACATGCCCCAGCGTGCGGTCGCAGACGGCCTCCACGAAGCCCCGTACACGCAGACTGCGCAGCCTCGCCTCGCCCTTGGTGTCCGAGGGGTCGGCGTCGATCTCGGCTGCGGCAGCGTCCAGGAGCAGACCGGCCGCGCGCAGGTCGATGTCCACGGCACCGAGGTGGGCGTCGGTGTGGGGGCTGCCCCCGCGGTGGGCTGCCGCGCGCAGGGCGCGGGCCACCGCGCGTGCCCCGCCGAGCCAGCAGGCCGCCACCCCGATCCCGCCGTGCTGGAAACCGGGCCGGTCCACATACCCCTCGACATCCCCGACCGCTTCAGCGGCAGCGGAGTGGAAACGGACGTCCGGGGTGTCGGAACCGGCCATGCCGAGCGCCTGCCAGCTGCCCTCCACCGGCTCGTACGTCCCCTCCGTCAGCGGTACGGCGAAGAGCCGCCGCCCGTCCTCGGCACGGGCGGTGACCAGTGCGTGCGTGCAGCTGTGCGCTCCGGAGCAGTACTGCTTGAGTCCGGTCACGCTCCACCGCCCGTCGGTGCCCCGGACGGCGGACAGCCCCTCGCCGGGCGGCTCGGCCGCCCACACCCCCCAGCGCCTGCCGGGCTCGAGGGCGGGGCCGCCCAGTTCGGCGAGGACGGCCGTCGCATCGACATGGCCCTCCACCAGCCGGGCCAGACACAGATCGTCCTCAGCCACAGCCCGCAGTGCCGCGAAGCGCTCGGCCGTCCCGCCGCTGCCCGGCAACGGGAAGTCCAGCTCGCCGGCGTCGATCGCGGCGACCGCCGCGGTGAAGCGCGTGGCGGTCTCCGCGCGCAGGGCATGGGCGTCCAGCCCGCCCTCTGCACCGGGCCCGGGCGTGGCCTCCGGCACGACGGGGCGTCGTACGGCGTCCTCTGTCATTCTCGTGTCCTCCGTACGTCCGGCGGGCTGCATCATCCGTCCGGTCACGTGCGCTCTCCCCGGTGGCCGGTGACGCGTGATCGGAGCCGGACACATGGGCACGCCGCCTCTGCGGGCTGCTGTCACGTCGATGAGCCGGGTCCTGGGACGGCCATGGATCCACGATCGCCCCTCCCCGACCCGGCGGCATGCCGAGGCGTCCAGAAGAAGGCTCAGCTGCAGGCTGCGGGGCCGAACGGCAACCGGTGCCCGATGGGACGTGGGGAAGACTGCGTCCATGACAGACATCGTTTTCACGCGCAGAAGTGGCTGGATACCGAACGTGATCCGCGAGGGCGGTGAGCTGAAGCTGATGCTCGGTGCCGGGGCCGACGCCAACCACGAGCCTCGCACGTTCACGTTCTCGATCGCAGAAGCCCATCTCGCGGTGATCCGGGAGGACCTGGCCAGACACCTGCTGCTGTGGAGTGCGGTCCTTCCCCTGTGCGACGCCGCCGGAACCGAGGGCAGGCTCGACGAGGAGGCTGCGGTCGCGCTCCTGGACCCGATCCTGCTCTCAGCGCCCGCGGACGTCGACGCGCTCTTCCAGCGCGTCCGCTGGGACAAGGGTCGGCTCATCGCCCATGGAGCTGACATCGGTCTGCTCGAGAGCGGTCAGGTCTGCGCGGCGATGCGCGCGGCCACAGAGACGTCCGACGGGAAACGAGCTCAGGAGTACCACGCGTACCGCCGTCGCGCCGAGCGCGGAGTGGTGCTCGGTCCACTCGATGCGGCGATTTTGAAGTACACGGGCCAGTACCTGCACGGCGCGACGGTTCCGAAGCGCATACCCGATGCCGTCGACACCACGCTGCTGCCCCAGGTCATGCGTGTGATCGCCACCGCGGAGCAGGCGTGCGCCGGGATGCGGATCGGCCGCGATCCGCGACGGGGAAAGCGCGCCACGGACAAGCGCGCCTGGGACCGGATGGCCACGACGGTCGACGCGGCCGTGCGCCGTGTACACCCTGAGCTGGCCGACGACGCGGTGCGCACCGTGAGCTTCCTGATGTGCTCGGAGGCCGTGGACCGCTCCAGGAGCATGCCCTTGGAGGATGACGAGGAGACTGCCGGCGACCGCGCTGAGTTCGGCGGGAGTACGAGGAAGAGGATCCTGACGTTCACCGACGACAAGGGCGTCGAGAAGAAGTGGCTCCCTGACAGTCCCCGCACTGCCACCGGGGAGTTCTGGGAGTTCGTCGGCGATCGCTCTGCCGCGGACAACGAAGTGTTCACCATCGAGGACGAGGAGAGAGGCGAAGGGATCCAGCTCCACTTCTACGCGGACTCCATCGCCCGGGTCACGACGGTGCACGAGGGCGGGGGCGGCGGGTCGGAGCCGGAGTACCAGGTCGAGTACAGCCTGGTCGACGGGATCGACGGGTACCGGACCCTGGTGAGCACCTTCGTCCGCGGCGGCTGCGCCGCACTGGGACCGCACGGCTCCTGGATGGCGGATGCTGCCGACCTCGAGCGCGCGCGCCGACGGCGCGACGCCGAATAGTCCCGGCGGGGAACCCGCGCATGCCGCACCGTCGGAAGGGCCTGCGAAAGAGCGGGTACAGAGGTCCGCGTGATGGCCGGCGCAGTCAGTTCACATCGGCCGCGGCGTCAGAGGACGGAGCCGCCCTTCTCCTGCGGTACACCACCACCGCGGACCCCGCGAGGAGGAGGACGGCCACGGCGGAGAGCCCGAGGGCCGTCCGCTCGGCGAAGAGCCGACCCAGCACTTCGAGCACGCCGAGCCCCGCTGTCGCGTAGATGAGGGCCCAGGCGGCACCACCCAGGAGCAGGGCAGGGAGGTAGCGCGGCAGGGGCATGCGTGTGCTGCCCGCGAGGAAATTGGCGGCGGTCTGGAAGCCGACAGTCAGGAAGGAGGCCGCCACCACCGGTGCGCCCCAACGCTGGATCGCCCGCTCGGCGCGACGGAACTTCGCCGAGGAGATCTTCCCGGCGAACCGGCTGCGCCTGGCACCGGCGCCGGCGAGCCAACCGACGGCGAAGGTCCCTCCGGCGCGAAGCAGGACGATCACGTACAGGGTTCCAGCTGTGAGCGCGATCTTATCCACACTGCCTCGTCTCGGGCGCCCGACTGGGACCCGCGTCCCTCGTCATCCATCGAAGTGGTCTCGCGCCGCCGGGTGCGCGGCGCTCAACGTGCCCGGTCATCGTCTCTCACCTGTGCACCCTGCCTCTGCTGTTCCGACCACAGGTTCCCACCTACGGCACCGGAATCCGAACCCGTACGCCCAGGACCCCCGTGCCAGGCAAGGTCAGCCTAACCGAACATGCATCCGGTGAATGGGGGCGCCTGGCCCTCCCTGCCACGGGACCGCCAGGCGGTGTCCGACCCCGCGCAGGCGTCGGACGATCGAGCATCGCCGGAAGGACCTGAGGATGGTCTATACCAACCGCGCTTGTCCCGGTACCCTCATCCGTGGCCAGTAGCACCATCCCCCACTCAGGTTGCGCGCTGGCGCGGGCGACACCCACCTGACCCTGCCCCGAACGGCTGGGTGACGTCCCCCTTCGCCGCCTCCAGGAGGTCACGGTGAAAGTTCGCACCAGAAGCTCGGCGATCATCGGCGCCATCTGCCTCGCCGCTTCCCTCACATTGACCGCGGCGTCCGCCGACGAGCCCGCCGCCGCACGTCAGACAGCGAAGGTCGTACTCAAGAAGGTGGCCACGGCGCAGAACCCGTCCGCCGGCACGGCCGGTCCCGGTGGCACGGTCTGGATAGCCGAACGCGCGGGAAAGGTAAGGGTTCTGAAGGGCGGCAGACTCGGAAAACCCATCCTCGACATATCCGGCGAGACCACCACCGACGGCGAACGCGGGCTGCTGGGTGTGGCGTTCGACAAGAAGTTCGCGCACTTCTACATCTCGTTCACGGACCTCGAAGGCACCAGCACCGTGGACGAGTTCGCCGTGCGGGGCGGCACGATCCAGCCGGATTCCCGCCGCACCGTCCTCACCCAGGCGCAGCCCTACTCGAACCACAACGGCGGCGACATCACGTTCGGCCCGGACGGCTACCTCTACATCGCGCTCGGCGACGGCGGCGCGGGTGGCGATCCGCACGGCAACGGCCAGAATCTCGACACGCTGCTCGGCAAGTTGCTGCGGATCGACCCGAGCGGCGCCGAACCGTACGCGATCCCGTCGGACAACCCGTTCGTCGGCGACCCGAGCGCGAGGGGCGAGATCTGGGCGTACGGGCTGCGCAACCCGTGGCGGTTCTCCTTCGACTCCGGCACGGGTGATCTGCTGATCGGTGACGTCGGCCAGAGCGACTGGGAGGAGATCGACCGGGCGCCTGCCGGCAGTGAGGGCGGTGAGAACTACGGCTGGTCCCAGATGGAAGGCACCCATCCGTTCCGGGGTGGCACGGAGCCCGCGAACCACGTGCCGCCGATCCACGAATACGACCGCACCGGGCTGGGCTGCTCGGTCATCGGCGGATTCGTCTACCGAGGGAAGGCGATCCCGGAGCTCCAGGGTCAGTACGTGTTCAGTGACTACTGCGACGGCACCGTCCGCGCCCTGCAGATGGAGAACGGCAAGGTGACCGGCGTGAGCGACCTCGGGGTCAACGGCGGCGAGACGGTCTCGTTCGTGCAGGGCTGCAAGGGCGAGCTGTACGTCCTCGGCATAGCCGGCGGCATCTCCCGAATCGACCCGGCGTAACGACGGGTGTACGGCAGACCCGCTCTCTGACGAAAGTCATGTCGACCGGGTACGCCTCGAGCGCCCCGGATCTCCGGCCCGCTCGACGCGTGCCCGGGCAGTTGCGTCAGGGGGCTTCTCCGGCTGAGCGTCATGCGTCCACCGACGAACACGGAGTCCCGCTCAGACGTCAGTCCCATGCGTTGAAGAGCACTCCGCCCACCGTGGTGATGCCGTAGAGGCGCACGTGCCGCCACTCTCCCTGGGTCAGGGCCGAGGTGTCGACGTCCGAGAGCGGCCGAGTGAGCTGCGCGCGATCAAGCACGGCGAACCCCAGGTCGGCAAAAGTACGGGCCCACGGTGGCGGTGCGCGGAACTCCTCGGTGTACCAGTCCCGGCGTTCCCGCGCGAAGGCGATCCAGGGGTGGTGG contains:
- a CDS encoding MFS transporter, with product MQATMTGVVLVPEFLGLFIRAESTAGEPIVPLRLFRDSTFTLSLLGTIICGIVFAGAVQFLALYVQVATGADPTTSGFILLPMMTGLVLSSVGSSKIVGKTGTYKVFPILSMALGIVGALLLSTMGTETPRALAILYMAAFGFASGLSAQVFTQAAQNTAPPKDMGAVSGTVTFGRSFGTSIGISLFAAIFHGRLTDELATRVPAGALDGIDHNTLSSNEVLDTLACPVRSAIEESYAASLTPVFTAAVPILALGLVLTLLMKNLKLRSRHHGGNQQTEGPAPASADSTPETT
- a CDS encoding glycosyltransferase codes for the protein MTRAEAMAVVIPAHNEQALLGAALAAVYRAGRHPALVSTRLLVVVAADDCTDATESVARGAGALIAPLGSRSPGRARAAGAALAMRALGLDPRGVWIASTDADSEVPHGWLAHQQACAEQGWDAVVGTVLPQGWPPALTGVIRRHVREYEEAGRHPGRPDHHPHVHGANLGVRASAYLRCGGFPALATGEDRALVAALKASGHPVLRTRRFPVLTSARLTARARGGYGDYLGALVEPVRQLD
- a CDS encoding acyl-CoA dehydrogenase — translated: MTEDAVRRPVVPEATPGPGAEGGLDAHALRAETATRFTAAVAAIDAGELDFPLPGSGGTAERFAALRAVAEDDLCLARLVEGHVDATAVLAELGGPALEPGRRWGVWAAEPPGEGLSAVRGTDGRWSVTGLKQYCSGAHSCTHALVTARAEDGRRLFAVPLTEGTYEPVEGSWQALGMAGSDTPDVRFHSAAAEAVGDVEGYVDRPGFQHGGIGVAACWLGGARAVARALRAAAHRGGSPHTDAHLGAVDIDLRAAGLLLDAAAAEIDADPSDTKGEARLRSLRVRGFVEAVCDRTLGHVGRATGAGPLCHDLRHARNVADLTVYIRQHHAERNLAELGALVSGREEE
- a CDS encoding MBL fold metallo-hydrolase; this translates as MSALRQVPRSVPTALIVEGLRQPRRIANSLLSFVITHPEATFIVDPSVCLDVDSRAVAELPAVLRVAVRPPADTVATITALRERSGSGVDFALPTHTHWDHVCGLLDLPELPVHLHRREHDWVMQGSVAPVGGVREALRGRGIVPYELDGPPVLTFTTSHDLFGDGSVVLVDLAGHTPGSIGVLAHTATGWVLLAGDAAWHTDQVDLIRQKAGYPGALADEDRHEAFRTLHRLHAVKDRVAIIPTHDHIAAQRLPA
- a CDS encoding cupin domain-containing protein, coding for MADQKQCTVVRNGTYEGLQGGRFGAGISAQSAGAERLCLHQLVMPAGTRGRPHLHEGHESAIFIQSGQVEVWHGQDLAEHVVLHAGDYIHIPAGMPHMPANTGADDLVCVVARTDPDEQEGVRLLELPDWLASRIGPLPVGAG
- a CDS encoding PIG-L deacetylase family protein translates to MTAHPFDTARPDGTSPYADAIQAPGTDESVWETWPGWESLREFPLPPPGRVVVVAAHPDDEVLGLGGTLARLAATGHRLTVVSVTDGEGSHPDSEVLRPRELVRVRAEETRLALERLGAGDAEIVRLHVPDSGVDHHEEEVRRALVPLCSGAVLVAAPWTGDVHSDHEAAGRAARGAARECDAPFVEYPVWLWHWSHPDDPRVPWDRAARLTLPAGTVARKRHAVDAFASQIRPLGPGAADAPVLPPEELAHHLRPHEVVFL
- a CDS encoding class I SAM-dependent DNA methyltransferase gives rise to the protein MSTPAGYFEDMYRGEEDPWHLQERWYEQRKYALTIDSLPRARFRNAFEPACSVGQLTRLLAPRCERLLAADRVASAVDTTRRRSADLGQVEVARLTVPDEWPEGRFDLIVLSELLYYFDEARLNELLSRATGSLEPGGTLVTVHWNHPVREHLYTGAQLADRLAREPGLLLRTDHREEDFVLQTFSRVPPGGTAPASPAAFEGLV
- a CDS encoding MerR family transcriptional regulator, with amino-acid sequence MDGDTLYSIGELARRTGLTVKTIRFYSDRGIVAPTDRSPAGYRLYSIDVVARLDLVRTLRELGLDLPTIRKVVDRELSLPEVAAAHAEALAVQIHVLRLRRAMLTAVAERGSTPEETELMHRLAQLSEDERRRLIGDFLDAVFGGLDAAPAFAGVMRSLTPELPDDPEAEQVQAWVELAEMSLDPDFRAVVRRMVEDQAAEQARSDTTVPRRDIAAAVRDQAGPALTAGIDPALPQADPLVAVFTAHYAHLLGRPDDVELRRRLATRLERVNDPRRERYLQLLAVVNGWPAPESLAPVFDWSVRALRVRTQQ
- a CDS encoding MerR family transcriptional regulator yields the protein MPAVELKIGEAAARLGVAPHVLRHWEDIKLLIPRRLPSGHRVYDDQTIGQARFIQICQRAGLSLTEIGELAAGKRIDRIGLVNAKRTRIAEHVANLELADRFLAHLVRCVHPVISDCPECSALVERGARSPTLQEYDSTGSIKAVRSIRGGSS